One part of the Tunicatimonas pelagia genome encodes these proteins:
- a CDS encoding succinylglutamate desuccinylase/aspartoacylase family protein produces MIFNGVDIPRGETRKVEVNISRLPSRSPIDIYITIARAKETGPVLLLMGGLHGDEINGVEIVRRIVEQDLHQPTRGTVICIPIINIYGFINFSRYVPDGKDVNRSFPGNKNGSLASRVAYYLTKDIIPKIDVGIDFHTGGADRSNFPQIRCMMNDAQNQGLAQAFSAPFTLYSKYRPKSLRQTAARQGKRILVYEGGESSRFDEFAIQQGIDGTIRLMRYLGITNAEAPEPTYTNRLVNRSSWVRARTSGIFQCAVTNGAAVNKNQLIGYMTDPFGDFKQPIKSPATGYIIGLNNNPILHQGDAIAHIGVVGVPLANGQK; encoded by the coding sequence ATGATCTTCAACGGTGTAGACATTCCCCGTGGCGAAACTCGTAAAGTGGAAGTAAATATCTCTCGGCTTCCGTCTCGTTCTCCCATTGATATCTATATAACCATTGCTCGGGCGAAGGAAACTGGGCCAGTATTACTGCTAATGGGTGGATTACACGGCGATGAAATCAATGGAGTTGAGATTGTCCGACGGATCGTTGAACAGGATTTGCACCAACCCACTCGAGGAACCGTCATCTGTATTCCGATTATTAATATCTATGGTTTTATCAACTTTTCCCGCTATGTACCGGATGGTAAGGATGTAAACCGTTCGTTTCCAGGGAACAAAAACGGCTCGCTGGCCTCAAGAGTGGCGTATTATCTGACAAAAGATATTATTCCCAAGATTGATGTAGGGATAGACTTCCATACGGGTGGGGCTGATCGTAGTAACTTTCCGCAAATTCGCTGTATGATGAACGATGCGCAGAACCAAGGACTAGCTCAAGCCTTCAGTGCGCCTTTTACACTGTATTCCAAGTATCGGCCCAAATCCTTACGACAAACTGCAGCTCGCCAAGGCAAAAGGATTCTAGTTTATGAAGGAGGGGAGTCGTCCCGATTTGATGAATTTGCGATTCAGCAAGGAATTGACGGCACCATCCGACTGATGAGATACTTAGGAATCACTAATGCCGAAGCCCCGGAGCCGACATATACTAATCGCCTAGTCAACCGCTCTTCCTGGGTGCGGGCACGAACATCAGGCATATTTCAATGCGCGGTGACTAACGGGGCTGCAGTGAACAAGAATCAACTCATAGGCTACATGACTGATCCTTTCGGGGATTTTAAGCAACCCATCAAGTCACCCGCCACTGGTTATATCATCGGCTTAAACAATAATCCTATTCTTCACCAAGGAGATGCTATTGCTCATATAGGGGTTGTTGGTGTTCCGTTAGCAAATGGACAGAAATAG
- the rimM gene encoding ribosome maturation factor RimM (Essential for efficient processing of 16S rRNA): MRIDDCYQLGYISKTHGLQGEVSVVLDVDNPSDYQNLESVFVDLSKSEALIPFFVDTIDVKASRALVKFDDVDTIEQAQELVKASLYLPLTSLPELEEGKYYFHEIVGFNVIDQQQGELGVVKDVYTGGSQDLIALIYQGKEVLIPINDQLVPRVDKKEQTVHVDLPEGLLELGTSA; the protein is encoded by the coding sequence ATGCGGATTGATGATTGCTATCAGCTAGGATACATCAGCAAAACGCACGGGTTACAGGGAGAGGTCAGCGTTGTTTTAGACGTAGACAACCCTTCCGATTATCAGAATTTGGAATCAGTGTTTGTGGACTTATCTAAGTCGGAAGCACTGATTCCTTTTTTTGTGGATACCATTGATGTCAAAGCCAGCCGAGCCTTGGTGAAGTTTGACGATGTGGATACTATTGAACAAGCCCAGGAATTAGTCAAAGCCAGTCTTTACCTTCCCTTAACCTCCCTCCCTGAGCTAGAAGAAGGAAAATATTACTTCCACGAAATTGTTGGTTTTAATGTAATCGATCAGCAGCAAGGTGAACTAGGAGTGGTAAAAGATGTGTACACTGGCGGTAGCCAAGATTTGATTGCGCTTATCTACCAAGGTAAAGAAGTACTCATCCCGATTAATGACCAACTAGTGCCTCGGGTAGATAAAAAAGAGCAAACGGTTCACGTAGATTTACCGGAGGGGTTGTTAGAGTTGGGTACCTCAGCATAA
- the rpsP gene encoding 30S ribosomal protein S16 has protein sequence MAVKIRLTRRGRKKLAMYDVVVADARAPRDGRFIEKLGTYNPNVNPAAIVLNDDKALDWVMKGAQPTDTVRAVLSYRGIMLRKHLQIGVNKGAITQEEADKRFNEWKESKDAKIEGKKDSLAQKKEQERAERLKREREVKEARQKELDEANAAAVAELEATEAEANTEVEAETTTEEPEATAEAAEAPTEEQVAEAPAEEAPTTEEAKTEEATATEESAPTDETNAKEAAPEPAVVAEETPNAEVPAEEPSTEEAPTEEPTAEAAIPETEAKEEEAPKEEATATPEEVVAASEAATQAAASEEATAETATEETTVSEDAKTDEASVPAEQASAEETENEPKAEAAAESDDKEK, from the coding sequence ATGGCAGTAAAAATCAGATTAACGCGTCGAGGACGCAAAAAGCTGGCAATGTACGACGTGGTCGTAGCCGATGCCAGAGCACCACGAGATGGTCGTTTCATTGAAAAGTTAGGAACCTACAATCCTAATGTCAACCCCGCCGCTATCGTTTTAAACGATGATAAGGCGCTTGATTGGGTAATGAAAGGAGCGCAACCGACCGATACGGTGCGCGCTGTATTATCGTACCGAGGAATTATGCTTCGTAAGCACTTACAAATTGGTGTGAATAAAGGAGCGATTACCCAGGAAGAAGCGGATAAACGCTTTAACGAATGGAAAGAATCGAAAGATGCCAAAATTGAAGGCAAAAAAGATTCATTAGCTCAGAAGAAAGAGCAAGAACGTGCCGAGCGATTGAAGCGGGAGCGGGAAGTGAAGGAAGCTCGCCAGAAAGAGCTAGACGAAGCGAATGCCGCCGCAGTAGCTGAGCTGGAAGCAACGGAAGCTGAGGCGAACACGGAAGTCGAAGCTGAAACTACTACCGAAGAGCCAGAAGCAACCGCTGAGGCAGCGGAAGCACCTACTGAGGAACAAGTGGCTGAAGCACCGGCGGAGGAAGCACCTACAACTGAAGAAGCTAAAACTGAGGAGGCAACAGCTACTGAAGAATCGGCTCCGACAGATGAAACTAATGCAAAGGAAGCAGCCCCAGAACCAGCAGTGGTAGCCGAAGAAACGCCTAACGCTGAAGTTCCTGCGGAAGAACCTTCTACTGAGGAAGCACCGACCGAAGAACCTACGGCTGAAGCAGCCATTCCCGAGACAGAAGCCAAAGAGGAAGAAGCTCCAAAAGAAGAAGCTACCGCTACTCCCGAAGAAGTAGTGGCGGCATCGGAGGCAGCTACCCAAGCAGCAGCTAGTGAAGAAGCTACGGCTGAAACAGCTACTGAAGAAACTACTGTTTCGGAGGACGCTAAAACGGATGAAGCCTCTGTACCAGCCGAACAGGCTAGCGCGGAGGAGACCGAAAATGAGCCTAAAGCCGAAGCAGCAGCGGAGAGTGACGATAAAGAAAAGTAA
- a CDS encoding TRAP transporter substrate-binding protein, with protein MNTTNRRNFLLKGGAAIAGNSLMAACTSGASSEKIQTPYINFNDTFRWKMVTTWPPNFPILGEGCNRFAQWVNEMSGGRMEITVYGGGELVPALEVFDAVSSGAVEVGHGAGYYWAGKLPAAQFFATVPFGMNAQQMNAWFIGGNGTALWQETYRDFNIIPYPGGNTGMQMGGWFNEEINSIEDIQGLKMRIPGIGGKVFNRAGGTSVLVAGGEIYTNLERGVIDATEWIGPYHDYQMGFHQVAKYYYYPGWHEPGTALELSVNREKYEALPTDLQSIIKVAAERLNHWSLCQSEAMNSQYAVKMAEEEEVQFRRFPDDVLNTFRKYGEEVVADVIQQDPIAKRAYESYAAFQQQMNRYTPYNEQLYHTNYGLLA; from the coding sequence ATGAATACGACCAACCGAAGAAATTTCCTGTTGAAAGGCGGGGCGGCTATTGCCGGAAATAGCCTGATGGCTGCTTGCACTTCTGGTGCTTCATCTGAGAAAATCCAAACTCCCTACATTAATTTCAACGATACTTTCCGATGGAAAATGGTAACTACCTGGCCTCCCAACTTTCCAATTTTAGGTGAGGGTTGTAATCGGTTTGCCCAATGGGTAAACGAGATGTCGGGAGGACGAATGGAAATTACGGTATACGGCGGAGGCGAATTAGTGCCTGCCCTGGAGGTTTTCGATGCGGTGAGTAGCGGAGCCGTAGAAGTTGGGCACGGAGCCGGATACTACTGGGCAGGTAAGTTGCCCGCTGCCCAATTTTTCGCTACGGTTCCCTTTGGCATGAACGCCCAGCAGATGAATGCGTGGTTCATTGGTGGAAATGGTACGGCATTGTGGCAGGAGACCTACCGCGATTTTAATATCATTCCGTACCCCGGAGGCAATACCGGAATGCAAATGGGCGGATGGTTTAACGAGGAAATAAATAGTATTGAAGATATTCAGGGGCTGAAGATGCGGATTCCAGGCATTGGTGGTAAAGTATTTAATCGAGCTGGAGGTACATCAGTGCTGGTGGCTGGCGGGGAAATTTATACCAACCTGGAGCGGGGCGTGATTGATGCTACCGAATGGATTGGCCCGTACCATGACTATCAAATGGGGTTTCATCAGGTAGCTAAGTACTACTACTATCCCGGGTGGCACGAACCCGGTACGGCGCTGGAGCTATCCGTTAATCGAGAAAAATACGAAGCACTACCTACCGACCTACAATCAATAATTAAAGTAGCTGCTGAGCGGTTAAACCACTGGTCGTTATGCCAATCGGAAGCGATGAATAGCCAATACGCTGTAAAGATGGCAGAGGAAGAAGAAGTGCAGTTTCGTCGCTTTCCGGATGATGTGTTGAATACCTTCCGGAAATACGGTGAGGAAGTAGTAGCCGATGTGATTCAGCAAGATCCAATAGCCAAGCGCGCTTACGAATCATATGCGGCATTTCAGCAACAGATGAATCGGTATACTCCCTACAATGAACAGCTTTATCATACCAACTATGGTCTGTTGGCCTAA
- a CDS encoding DUF2227 family putative metal-binding protein — MAAGRTHNVGTLVLVPVVTWIAWELSHHDMFTTSLAGVGCFCGIFISPDLDMKQRTVSETTLLRWSLGIGYIWIFLWYPYAMLFRHRGISHTPVFGTITRVLYLLGIALMLQYLAHNFADAQWNIWPWVDQHQYSIAIFIAGLGISDIGHWVLDHV, encoded by the coding sequence ATGGCCGCCGGAAGGACACATAACGTTGGAACACTGGTACTCGTACCCGTAGTAACCTGGATTGCCTGGGAACTTAGCCATCACGATATGTTCACCACTTCGCTGGCGGGAGTAGGCTGCTTCTGCGGTATTTTCATTAGTCCCGATCTGGATATGAAGCAGCGCACCGTTTCGGAAACTACGCTACTTCGCTGGTCGCTGGGCATTGGTTATATCTGGATATTTCTGTGGTATCCCTACGCTATGCTATTCCGACACCGGGGAATTAGTCATACTCCTGTTTTTGGCACAATAACCCGAGTGTTGTATCTGCTTGGCATCGCGCTGATGTTACAATACTTGGCTCACAATTTTGCCGATGCCCAGTGGAACATCTGGCCGTGGGTGGATCAGCACCAGTACAGCATTGCTATTTTTATCGCCGGACTAGGCATTTCTGATATAGGTCACTGGGTGCTAGATCACGTTTAG
- a CDS encoding DUF2254 domain-containing protein: MVFRSLHRWLKTRSLDVLSSIAFIPSLLAGGFLLLSFVTLYLDESSPERLISYKLAVDNLIHPDSARTLLGSIVGGMLSLMVFSFSMVMIVLNQAAANYSPRVLPGLISRRFHQVVMGTYLGTILYTIFVLSSIQSSLYTFQVPHLSILLTILFSLVSLAMFVAFVHSISQHIQAGNIVRNLYKDTLASLNHYLKHTKMIERDKIPSAQPWIPVDSSVSGYLHNMDRSTLLEICEKMDIIVWMSVPWGVYVHQNKAFFRVNRKLTDDEKQKLLHAFIFKTEEIISQNYAFGFKQLTEIALKAMSPGINDPGTAVEAINRLTSLFVRQMETHRVPVVTNKKEQLRWIGQPILFEDLFTWCWTAIKNYTAQDTVVIYKLIEWLEIMVHSDSSNRHQSLFSVALSELIDHMDRHVKSTLDRQNLDRRIRELILNSPKQALNEAVREKIATADMSET, encoded by the coding sequence ATGGTTTTTCGCTCTTTGCATCGCTGGTTAAAAACACGGTCACTCGATGTGCTTTCTAGTATTGCTTTCATTCCCTCTTTACTGGCTGGTGGTTTTTTATTGCTGTCGTTCGTCACCCTGTACCTGGATGAATCATCGCCAGAGCGTCTTATAAGCTACAAACTGGCAGTAGATAATCTTATTCACCCCGATAGTGCCCGAACATTGTTAGGTTCTATCGTAGGCGGAATGCTCTCTTTGATGGTATTCAGCTTCAGTATGGTGATGATTGTGCTCAACCAGGCGGCTGCTAACTATTCACCCCGGGTACTTCCTGGTCTCATCAGTCGCCGATTTCATCAGGTAGTAATGGGTACCTACTTGGGCACAATTTTGTATACTATCTTTGTGTTATCCAGTATTCAGTCTAGCTTATACACATTTCAGGTTCCCCATTTATCTATTCTACTTACCATTCTATTTAGCTTAGTTAGTCTGGCAATGTTCGTTGCTTTTGTACACTCTATCTCTCAGCACATTCAGGCGGGCAATATTGTCCGTAATCTCTATAAGGATACGCTGGCCTCACTGAACCATTACCTAAAGCACACTAAAATGATAGAGCGGGATAAAATCCCGAGTGCCCAACCGTGGATTCCAGTGGATAGCTCGGTTTCGGGTTATTTGCACAACATGGATCGTAGTACACTGCTGGAAATCTGCGAGAAAATGGATATTATCGTTTGGATGTCAGTTCCTTGGGGGGTGTATGTCCACCAGAATAAAGCATTTTTTCGAGTGAATAGGAAACTAACTGATGATGAGAAACAAAAGCTCCTCCACGCTTTTATATTTAAAACCGAAGAAATTATTTCGCAGAACTACGCATTCGGGTTTAAGCAATTAACCGAAATAGCGTTAAAAGCAATGAGTCCGGGAATTAATGATCCGGGCACTGCCGTAGAAGCCATCAATCGTCTTACCAGCCTGTTTGTTCGCCAGATGGAAACTCATCGGGTTCCGGTGGTCACCAATAAAAAAGAGCAATTGCGATGGATTGGCCAACCCATTCTTTTTGAAGATTTATTCACCTGGTGCTGGACAGCCATTAAAAACTATACCGCGCAAGACACGGTAGTGATTTACAAACTGATAGAATGGTTGGAGATTATGGTACACAGCGATTCATCAAATCGGCATCAGTCGCTATTTTCGGTAGCCTTATCGGAGCTGATTGACCATATGGATAGGCACGTAAAAAGTACTTTAGATCGGCAAAACTTAGATCGGCGTATTCGTGAACTGATACTTAACTCACCAAAACAGGCTTTGAACGAAGCAGTTCGTGAAAAGATAGCCACCGCAGACATGTCAGAAACATAG
- a CDS encoding O-methyltransferase produces MLSLWQKRSLAIGYWQYWLHAVNQHALHAPFIYQFYQDVIRNRSTHSAFEAIEQYRRSLLASQENVTFHSMGAASQVDRSSDISVKRIARHSLSKPRFGRFLYHLTQFQQPRYIVELGTSLGVTTLYLSLAGDDCAVYTLEGCHDVATIAQQAFLNVQRPNIELREGNIDHTLPQLLQEIPQVDLAYIDANHRFEPTLNYFSQLLAKTHEQSILIFDDIHWSFGMRKAWKAIIQHPQVTLSVDLFDAGLVFFRPLATRQHYFLMF; encoded by the coding sequence ATGCTTTCGCTCTGGCAAAAGCGCTCGCTAGCTATAGGCTACTGGCAATACTGGCTTCACGCAGTCAACCAGCACGCTCTGCATGCCCCATTCATTTATCAGTTTTATCAGGATGTTATTCGCAACCGTAGCACCCATTCAGCTTTTGAGGCAATTGAACAGTACCGACGTAGCTTACTGGCATCCCAAGAAAACGTAACGTTTCACTCAATGGGGGCAGCTTCCCAGGTAGATCGGTCGAGCGACATTTCAGTAAAAAGGATTGCCCGTCACTCTTTGAGCAAGCCTCGGTTTGGCCGCTTCCTCTACCACCTTACTCAATTTCAGCAGCCCCGGTATATTGTAGAGCTGGGCACCTCACTGGGAGTTACTACCTTATATTTATCGTTGGCCGGCGACGACTGCGCCGTTTACACACTAGAAGGTTGCCACGATGTTGCTACCATTGCCCAGCAAGCTTTTCTAAATGTACAACGCCCAAACATTGAACTACGAGAAGGCAATATTGACCATACCCTGCCTCAACTGCTACAAGAAATTCCTCAGGTAGATTTGGCCTACATAGATGCTAACCATCGTTTTGAGCCTACGCTGAACTATTTTTCGCAGTTGCTGGCAAAAACCCATGAGCAAAGCATTCTAATTTTTGATGATATTCATTGGTCATTTGGAATGCGAAAAGCCTGGAAGGCGATTATACAACATCCGCAAGTAACGCTGTCGGTAGATTTATTCGACGCTGGCCTAGTCTTCTTTCGTCCTCTGGCTACCCGACAGCACTACTTTCTTATGTTTTAA
- the apaG gene encoding Co2+/Mg2+ efflux protein ApaG, which produces MVTEITEGVRVTVETEYQPEYSDPSQSHYVFTYQVAIENNSNFTVKLLRRHWEVIDAGYPQRDVEGEGVIGKQPTLEPQQQHQYVSGCNLKSGIGKMKGTFLMERITDGKQFRAVIPEFTLIAPYRVN; this is translated from the coding sequence ATGGTAACAGAAATCACAGAAGGCGTAAGGGTCACTGTTGAGACAGAATATCAACCAGAATATTCTGATCCCAGCCAAAGCCACTATGTGTTTACTTACCAAGTTGCTATTGAGAATAACAGTAATTTCACTGTAAAGTTATTACGTCGCCACTGGGAAGTAATTGATGCCGGATACCCTCAGCGAGATGTAGAGGGCGAAGGGGTAATTGGCAAGCAGCCCACTTTAGAGCCTCAGCAACAGCATCAGTACGTATCGGGCTGCAATCTTAAATCGGGAATTGGCAAAATGAAGGGTACTTTTCTTATGGAGCGAATTACCGACGGAAAGCAATTTCGAGCTGTGATTCCTGAATTCACCCTAATCGCCCCGTACCGGGTCAATTAA
- the ung gene encoding uracil-DNA glycosylase — MDVRIAPSWKEKLTDEFNKPYFEALAEFLRSEYKNQVVYPPGKEIFRAFDLTPFNQVKVVILGQDPYHGPKQANGLAFSVRDGITKPPSLINIFKEIKNEYDTPIPDSGNLERWAQQGVLLINSTLTVRARQAGSHQKKGWEEFTDAVIQKVSDERENIVFLLWGAYAQKKGAIIDESKHHVLKSAHPSPFAADRGFFGNEHFKKANEYLKQQGKEEIEW; from the coding sequence ATGGATGTACGCATTGCTCCTTCCTGGAAGGAAAAGCTAACCGACGAATTTAATAAACCGTATTTTGAAGCACTGGCTGAGTTTCTTCGTTCCGAATATAAAAATCAGGTGGTGTACCCTCCGGGGAAGGAAATTTTCCGGGCCTTTGATCTTACTCCCTTCAACCAGGTGAAAGTAGTCATTTTAGGGCAAGACCCCTACCACGGCCCTAAGCAGGCTAACGGACTAGCGTTCTCGGTGCGGGACGGCATTACGAAACCACCCTCGCTCATAAATATTTTCAAGGAAATCAAAAATGAATACGATACACCTATTCCGGATAGTGGAAATCTGGAACGTTGGGCGCAGCAGGGAGTTTTACTAATTAACTCTACCCTTACGGTGCGGGCGCGGCAGGCTGGTTCTCACCAAAAGAAAGGCTGGGAAGAGTTTACCGATGCGGTGATTCAGAAGGTTTCAGATGAGCGGGAAAATATTGTCTTTCTGCTGTGGGGAGCGTACGCTCAAAAAAAGGGAGCCATTATTGACGAAAGCAAACACCACGTACTGAAGTCGGCCCACCCATCGCCCTTCGCTGCCGACCGAGGCTTCTTCGGCAACGAACACTTCAAGAAAGCCAATGAATACCTGAAGCAACAGGGCAAAGAAGAGATTGAGTGGTGA
- the lepB gene encoding signal peptidase I, producing MATFLKKKKAEDQTSDTRTSPKAPKSKTREWVDAIVFAVIAATFIRWLFLEAFTIPTPSMENSLLVGDFLFVSKMHYGARTPKTPLQMPLTHQKIWGTDIPSYVDWIQLPQYRLPGFSHVKRGDVVVFNYPTEHQYPTDLKTNYIKRCVAVPGDVIEIKDRQVYINNDILPDPPGVQYYYNIKTDETINDRIFDRYKISEFDRASDGYYVHITPEVAQEFEKLPFVKSVSPTYVPENQVNPQIFPDPSVFLWNENFFGPLEVPSEGQQIELTNENITKYEYIIKYYEGHDEVEKRDGKLYIDGEAVETYTFKQNYYFMMGDNRHNSLDSRFWGFVPADHIVGKAFFIWLSIDPNESFFSKIRWSRLLNLIE from the coding sequence ATGGCAACATTTCTTAAGAAGAAGAAAGCAGAAGATCAGACTTCCGATACCCGTACTTCCCCGAAAGCTCCTAAGTCTAAAACCCGCGAATGGGTTGATGCGATTGTGTTTGCGGTAATCGCCGCTACTTTTATTCGATGGCTATTCCTGGAGGCTTTCACTATTCCTACTCCCTCAATGGAGAACTCGTTGCTAGTGGGTGATTTTCTGTTTGTGAGCAAGATGCACTACGGAGCCCGCACTCCGAAAACTCCGCTGCAAATGCCTTTGACGCATCAAAAAATTTGGGGCACGGATATTCCTTCGTACGTTGATTGGATTCAGCTACCCCAGTACCGCTTGCCGGGTTTTTCCCACGTAAAACGAGGCGATGTAGTGGTATTTAATTACCCCACCGAGCATCAGTACCCTACTGATTTGAAAACTAACTACATTAAACGTTGCGTGGCCGTTCCGGGCGATGTGATTGAAATAAAAGATCGGCAGGTGTACATAAATAACGATATTTTGCCCGACCCTCCTGGCGTACAGTATTATTACAACATCAAAACGGATGAAACTATCAATGATCGGATTTTTGATCGATATAAAATATCAGAATTTGATCGTGCTTCGGATGGTTACTACGTTCACATTACCCCTGAGGTAGCTCAGGAGTTTGAGAAACTACCCTTCGTAAAATCAGTAAGTCCTACGTATGTGCCCGAAAACCAAGTAAACCCTCAGATATTTCCTGACCCCAGCGTTTTCCTCTGGAACGAAAACTTTTTCGGCCCCTTGGAAGTACCCTCCGAAGGGCAGCAGATTGAGCTAACCAATGAAAATATCACCAAGTACGAGTACATCATTAAGTACTACGAAGGACACGACGAAGTAGAGAAGCGGGACGGAAAACTGTACATTGACGGAGAGGCAGTGGAGACCTATACGTTTAAGCAGAACTACTACTTTATGATGGGGGATAACCGCCATAACTCCCTAGATTCTCGCTTCTGGGGCTTTGTACCCGCCGATCATATTGTGGGCAAAGCCTTCTTCATCTGGCTATCTATCGATCCCAACGAGAGCTTCTTTAGCAAAATTCGCTGGAGCCGTTTGCTTAATTTGATTGAATGA
- the dapB gene encoding 4-hydroxy-tetrahydrodipicolinate reductase, translating into MRILLIGYGKMGKTIEQIALQRNHSMVARIDQDNADVWETLNGDSVDVAIEFSQPDAAVANIRHCLRRGIPIVSGTTGWLAHREEIETFCREQGGTFFYASNFSIGVNLFFRLNAQLAKLIGDYPQYQASVEETHHTEKLDAPSGTAITIAEGMLEHLPLTNWVLQETEQDRSAAQLPIQAKREPDVPGTHLVRYQSAEDTIEIKHTAHSRKGFALGAVVVAEWIVQQQKSGVLTMNDFLK; encoded by the coding sequence ATGCGTATTTTACTGATCGGCTACGGAAAGATGGGTAAAACCATTGAGCAAATTGCGTTGCAGCGCAACCACTCCATGGTAGCCCGCATCGATCAGGATAATGCTGACGTTTGGGAAACACTTAACGGTGATTCAGTAGATGTAGCTATTGAGTTTAGCCAACCCGATGCAGCGGTTGCTAACATTCGCCACTGTTTGAGAAGAGGTATTCCGATTGTATCAGGAACTACCGGTTGGTTAGCACATCGGGAGGAAATAGAAACTTTCTGCCGCGAACAGGGTGGCACCTTTTTCTACGCGTCTAATTTCAGCATCGGAGTCAACTTATTTTTCCGACTGAACGCTCAGTTAGCGAAGCTTATCGGGGATTACCCGCAGTACCAGGCCAGCGTAGAAGAAACGCATCATACGGAAAAGCTAGATGCTCCCAGTGGCACGGCCATTACCATTGCCGAAGGAATGCTGGAACACCTACCGCTTACCAACTGGGTGCTGCAAGAGACAGAACAGGATAGGTCAGCAGCTCAACTGCCCATTCAGGCTAAACGTGAACCAGATGTACCGGGCACCCACCTAGTTCGCTATCAATCAGCAGAAGATACCATTGAGATAAAGCATACTGCCCATAGCCGGAAAGGCTTTGCCCTGGGAGCCGTAGTGGTGGCCGAATGGATTGTGCAGCAGCAGAAAAGCGGAGTGCTCACCATGAACGATTTTCTAAAATGA
- a CDS encoding DUF5683 domain-containing protein, whose amino-acid sequence MKYALVGLILLIMTLLSISVAFAQEEKEESSPDTVTVVEDTLQLQRGAVGVNKPGTAAPDTIVIETIADQHSPRRAALYSAVLPGLGQAYNGKPWKIPIIYGGFITMGYFIILRNDQYQLFLRARNTVNNGGENPFSVFPRSRYANNDDFQSAIDNFGREREFMVILTAVLYGLNIMDAIADAHLIEFDVNPDLSMDLKPMAGSALAYHDHLTPTVPACGLSFTISLY is encoded by the coding sequence ATGAAGTACGCCTTAGTGGGACTCATTCTGCTTATTATGACTCTGCTGAGCATTTCGGTAGCGTTCGCCCAGGAGGAGAAAGAAGAAAGTTCGCCCGATACGGTCACGGTAGTAGAGGATACCCTTCAGCTTCAACGGGGAGCGGTGGGAGTAAACAAACCCGGTACTGCAGCTCCTGACACCATCGTTATTGAAACCATAGCCGATCAGCACTCACCCCGTCGGGCGGCACTGTACTCAGCCGTACTACCCGGTTTAGGGCAAGCCTACAACGGAAAACCTTGGAAAATCCCAATCATCTACGGCGGTTTTATTACGATGGGGTACTTCATTATTCTACGCAATGATCAGTATCAGTTGTTTTTGAGGGCAAGAAATACGGTTAATAATGGAGGAGAGAATCCATTCTCAGTTTTCCCGCGCAGTCGCTATGCCAATAACGATGACTTTCAAAGTGCTATAGATAATTTTGGGAGAGAGCGGGAGTTCATGGTGATTCTAACTGCCGTACTGTACGGGCTCAATATAATGGATGCTATTGCGGATGCTCATCTCATTGAGTTTGACGTTAACCCGGACCTAAGCATGGATTTGAAGCCAATGGCCGGATCGGCCCTAGCGTACCACGATCATCTAACCCCCACAGTGCCAGCTTGCGGACTTTCTTTTACTATAAGTTTATATTAA